The Pandoraea vervacti DNA window TGCAAATTGTGAGTGGCATCGTCGAGCGTCGCCACACGTTGCCGATTCTGGCCAATTTGCTCATTCGCAAGCACGGACAGGACATTTCCTTCCTGTCGACCGACCTCGAGTTGCAGATCACGACCACCGCTGATTGCGGTGCCGGCGCCGACGATGTGGCGACGACCGTGGCAGCGCGCAAGCTGCTCGACATTCTGCGCAACATGCCGGACGCCGAAGTGGCGCTTTCGCTCTCGGACAAGCGTCTGACGGTGCAGGCGGGCAAGAGCCGTTTCCAGTTGCAGACGTTGGCCGCGGAAGATTTCCCGACGGTGGCGGAAGCCAACGACTACGCTGCGAGCTTCGCGTTGCCGCAGCGCGCGTTCCGTCAGCTGCTGGGCATGGTGCACTTCGCGATGGCGCAGCAGGACATCCGTTACTACCTGAACGGCATGCTGCTCGTGGTCGAGGGCGAGAAGATCGAAGCCGTGGCCACGGACGGTCACCGACTGGCGTATTGCAACACCACGATTGCCGGCGAGACGTTTGCGCGTCAGGAAGTGATCATTCCGCGCAAGACGATTCTCGAGTTGCAGCGTCTGCTCGAAGACATCGACGATCCGGTGCAGATCGACGTGGCGCCGAGCCAGGTCAAGTTCCGTTTCGCGAACGTCGAACTGGTGTCGAAGCTGGTCGAAGGCAAGTTCCCCGACTTCAACCGTGTGATCCCGAAGGGTTACAACAAGAGCTTCGTGATCAGCCGTGAAGAGCTGCATCGTTCGCTGCAACGTGCGGCGATCGTCACGTCGGACAAGTTCAAGGGTGTGCGTTTCCTGGTGAGCGAGAACCAGTTGAAGATCAGCGCGAACAACACCGAAAACGAAGAAGCGCAGGAAGAAATCGAGATCGATTACACGGGCGAGTCGGTGGATATCGGCTTTAACGTGACCTATCTGCTCGACGTGTTGTCGAACCTGAAGGTCGAGCAAGTGAAGGTGAGTCTGGGCGACGCCAATTCGAGCGCGCTGATCACCCTGCCGGACAACGACGAGTTCAAGTACGTCGTCATGCCGATGCGCATTTGAGCGGATATTCCGCCATACGCGCCGTCACACATGCGCGAAGGGGCCGAGCGCCCCTTTGGCGTTTCTAGAGAATTATCCTTTTGCGGGATAAGTGGCCTTCGGAGCGCCAAGCGCGCGCGGGGGGGCGGCAAGTCATGAAGCAGTAATTCGTCAGAAATGACGCAGTAACCGGAAGATTGTCATGAGCGAACAGCAAAAGCAGGCCGAAAGCGGCTATGGTGCAGCCTCCATTCAGATCCTCGAGGGTCTGGAGGCTGTGCGCAAGCGTCCCGGCATGTACATTGGCGACACGTCGGACGGCACGGGTCTGCATCACCTGGTGTTCGAGGTGCTGGACAACTCGATCGACGAGGCTCTGGCGGGTTACTGCGACGACATCCACGTGATCATTCACGCGGACAATTCCATCTCCGTGACGGACAACGGTCGCGGCATTCCCACGGGCATCAAGTTCGACGACAAGCACGAGCCGAAGCGCAGCGCTGCGGAAATCGTGATGACCGAACTGCATGCCGGCGGCAAGTTCGACCAGAACAGCTACAAGGTCTCGGGCGGTCTGCACGGCGTGGGCGTGTCGTGTGTGAACGCCCTGTCGTCGTATCTGAAGCTGACCGTGCGTCGCGACGGCAAGAAGCACTTCATGGAATTCCACCGTGGCGTGCCGCAGAACCGTGAGATCGAAGTGGTCGACGGCGTCGAGACGTCGCCGCTCAAGGTGGTGGGCGACACGGACAAGCGCGGCACCGAAGTGCACTTCCTGGCCGACGAAACGATCTTCGGCAAGGTCGAATTCCATTACGACATTCTCGCCAAGCGTATGCGCGAGTTGTCCTTCCTGAACAACGGCGTTCGTATTCGTCTGACGGATCTGCGCACTGGCAAGGAAGACGATTTCGCGTTCGGCGGTGGCGTGAAGGGTTTCGTCGAGTTCATCAACAAGTCGAAGACGGTGCTGCACCCGACCGTGTTCCACGTGATGGGCGAGCGTGACGGCATCGGCGTGGAAGTCGCCATGCAGTGGAACGACAGCTACAACGAATCGGTGCTGTGCTTCACGAACAACATTCCGCAGCGTGACGGCGGCACTCACCTGACCGGGTTGCGTGCGGCGATGACGCGCGTGATCAACAAGTACATCTCCGAGAGCGAGATCGCCAAGAAGGCGAAGGTCGAGACGACGGGCGACGACATGCGCGAGGGATTGACCTGCGTGTTGTCGGTGAAGGTGCCCGAGCCGAAGTTCTCGTCGCAGACGAAGGACAAGCTGGTGTCCTCCGAAGTGCGTGCGCCGGTGGAAGAGTACGTGGCGAAGGCGCTCGAGGACTTCCTGCAAGAGACGCCGATCGACGCGAAGATCATTTGCTCGAAGATCGTGGAAGCGGCGCGCGCGCGCGACGCGGCACGCAAGGCACGTGAAATGACGCGCCGCAAGGGCGTGCTCGACGGCGTTGGTCTGCCGGGCAAGCTGGCGGACTGCCAGGAGAAGGATCCGGCGCTGTGCGAGATTTACGTGGTCGAGGGCGACTCGGCAGGCGGTTCGGCGAAGCAGGGTCGTGACCGCAAGTTCCAGGCGATCCTGCCGCTGCGCGGCAAGGTGCTCAACGTTGAGAAGGCACGTTTCGACAAGCTGATTTCGAGCGAGCAGATCGTGACGCTGATTACTGCGCTGGGTTGTGGTATCGGCAAGGACGACTACAACATCGACAAGCTGCGTTACCACCGCATCATCATCATGACCGATGCTGACGTGGACGGCGCGCACATCCGCACGTTGCTGCTGACGTTCCTGTACCGTCAGGTGCCGGAACTGATTGAGCGTGGCTATGTGTACATTGCGCAACCGCCGCTGTACAAGGTCAAGCACAACAAGGACGAGCGTTACATCAAGGACGAGAGCGAGCTGGCGCAGTACATGCTCAAGCTTGCACTGAACAATGCCGAGCTGACGCCGACCACCGGCGCCGCCCCCATTTCGGGCGATGCGCTGGGCGAGCTGACGCGCAGCTATCAGTTGTCGGACGGCGTGATCGAGCGCCTGAGCCGTGTGTACGAGGCGTCGGTGCTGACGGCCGTGACCGAAGGTGTGGACATCGATCTGAGCAGCGAGGAAGCGGCGCAGCGCTCGGCGCAGGCGCTGGAAGCGGCGTTGAGCAACGACCCGCTGGCGCCGGAGATCACGATCCGGGCGGTGACGGAAGAGGTCGAGAATGCCGATCCGGTGGTGTCGCTGCGTGTCGAGCGACGCCATCACGGCAACGTGAAGGTGAGCGTGATCGATCCGGACTTCCTGCAGACGGCGGACTATGCGCAGTTGCAGAAGACGGCGGAAACGTTCAAGGGCCTGATTGGCGAAGGGGCGACGATCAAGCGTGGCGAGCGTTCGCAACCGGTGACGAACTTCAAGTCCGCGATGAAGTGGCTGATGGCCGATGCCGAGAGCAAGGTCTCGAAGCAGCGCTATAAGGGCCTGGGCGAGATGAATGCCGAGCAGCTTTGGGAAACGACGATGGACCCGACGGTGCGCCGCCTGCTGCGCGTCCAGATCGAAGACGCAATCGCCGCAGACGGCATCTTCACAACGCTCATGGGCGACGACGTCGAACCGCGCCGCGCGTTTATCGAGAGCAATGCGCTGCGGGCTGGGAATATTGATGTTTGATTTGTGCCGGGTGTCACCAAAAGTGAAAACTGTGTCAGGTAAGTGAAAAATTGGTGCCACAAGTAGTGAAAAAATCCGACAAATTTGGAACATGCAAACGCCCGGCCAAACTGAACTGAACCCCGAAAGTTGGGCGGTTCAAAAAGGCTAGGCTGGCAAGGGTGACGTGTCCCCCGAAACTGGACAGTTTAAAACTGGAGAGGGGTTGCCTCTTTGGATTGTACTGACCACTTTTGGACGAACTCGCTCGGGGTCAGGTGGCCGAGCGAGCCCTGGGGACGATGATGGTTGTAGTCGTGCTGTCAAGCCGCCATTTTTTCTCGAAGGTCGTATAGCGTGACGAATTCATGCACGTTAAGGAATTCATCACGCAACCGACCATTAAATGACTCGATCAGGCCATTATCGGTTGGCTTACCGGGGCGCGTGTAGTCGAGTTTCACCCCGCGCCGGTATGCCCAGTCGTCTAAAGCGCGGGAAGTGAACTCCGTGCAATTGTCCACTGTGATGGATTCGGGCCATCCATGAAGGACCGCAGAACGATCCAGTGCTTGGCCAACCGCACGGCCGGTCTGTCGAAAGTTGGCATCCAGACAGACACTCTCGCGACTCCATTGATCGATAACGGTCAGAATGCGAAAGCGGCGTCCGTCGAGCATCTGGTCATGAACGAAGTCCATGCTCCAGTGCTGATTTGGTCCGGTGGGCATCGGCGGCTTGTCTCGCAGCAGTGCGATGCGTTTGCGCCGCTTGACCTTCATCCGCAATTGCAGCCCTTCCAGGCTGTAGAGCCGATAGACGCGCTTTTTGCCCACGTCCCAGCCCTCGCGATGCAGCATCACCAACACCCGCCGGTAGCCAAACCGCGGGCGACTTAAGGCGATGTCCCGGATGCGCTGGCGCAGCGCACTTTGATCTTGCGCATGACTCTTCGCGTACCAAGTTGAACGCTGCAGCAACGCCAGCGCGCAGGAACGTTGCACGCTTATGTGGAAACGCTCTTGCATCCAAGCCGCCAGCTCGCGCCGTTTGGCGGCCTTCAGACTTTTTTTCGCACTACCTCTTGCAGGATCTGTTTATGCAGCGTCAGGTCAGCGACGATACGGCGCAGGCGCGCGTTCTCGTCTTTGAGTTGCTTGAGCTTGCGCATTTCGCTAACGCCGAAATCGGCGTACTTCTTCTTCCACGTGTAGAAGGTTGCCTACGACACGCCGATCTGCCGACAGACGTCGATCACCGCCGTGCCGCTCTCAGCTAATCGCAGCGCATAAGCGATCTGCTCTTCAGTGAATCTCGACCGTTTCATGGCGACTCCTCGCTCCGTTCGGGGCGCTGAGAAGCAACTTTACCTCTAGTTTTGACCTGTACGGATATTCTGGGGACACGTCACACGATTGACGATCGGCGTCGACTTCATCCGACGTAGCGTTTGGCGGGGCCGAAGGTTTTGGTCCTTTGCCATCCGGCGTTTTCAGTTTGTCCGCTTCACGTCAGACCCGTTGCCGCCGACACCGGCGGGATACAGCCGCTTTCTCAAACGCAGTGCTTCGTGCGCCGCGCCTGCGGCAAGGATGTTGATGATTGCTACGAAGATGGCGATCAGCATACCAACGATTCCCGTCCACGCCTGCCACTTGACGGTCTCGTTGACCAATGCTTTCAGACGGTCGTCCTTGAACGCGTTGCAAATCGCATTCGTCTCGGATGCATTGAAGCCGGTTAGGTTCGCCAATTTGGTTCTGTCGTCCTGGCATTTCGCCAGATTGAATGACCAACCTTCCAATGGTGCTTTCACGGTGACAGCATCTGTCTTGAACCAGACCTTGGACGTGCGCATTTGAAGATAGGCATCGTGTGAGGCAGCGAGTTGGCTGATACCGAGGATCGTGAGCATCGCCATGCAACCGAAAACGCAGTGACTGCGGACGTAATGCCTGGGCGGCTGGCTCACCACTTCGGCTGAGGTGACATCGACCCAACGGCGTATTTTTTGAAGCCGGGCCATGCCAACACCGCGCGTTTCCATCCAGGCGGCGAGTTTGTGCACATCGACCATCGTCTCCACCTTCAATCGGTAGATGAACTGAAATTTCTCAATGTCACGGCTTTCCAGCAGGAGCGATTTTAGAACGGGGTCGTGCACGTCGGCCTTGCCGGCGACCAGCCGCCAGAGCCGGTCCAGCACGGTGTGGATCGAGCCTGCCCGCCACCAAAAGAGGCCGACCACGATCAGCCCGCCGAGGACGACGGATAGCCGAGAGAAGAGGGGACTTTGTACGAACGTCGAGAGTGAATCCACGTTGTTGATTTCCTGAACGCGTTGGCCATTGAGATCAGACGGCGATTCGATGAGGCACCCGCGAGGCGGGTGACCCATGCTTCGGCGTATTCGGTAGTTCAGATGAGCTTGCAGTCGACCCCGCACTCGGACTGGGCAAGCAAGTTGTCATTCCATTTCCCGTCGGCGTAAGTGCGAAGGTAAGGCAATTTGCCGGCCTCGCGGACCACGCCGATGTATGCGCGCTTCCGCGTCGTTTTGTCGATCGTGTAGAAGCCCTCGGACTTGGACTCGATGCGGGCGATTGCCGCCTCCCGCGTCAGCCGTGGGCGGCGACAATTATCTTGGCCGGTCGTTGACGATTGTTTTGGCCGGTGGTGAGGCGTTGTAGGCGGCGTAGCCGCCGGAGACGACGAGCCACCGGCGACGCCGGGTCGACGGGGCTTAGGATGAACTGACCGAAGCTTGAGGAAGCGGTCAGCTCATGTCTGGAACCCGCATTACCGACCAACAGGTTCGTCTCTACATGAACAAGCGCAAACACCACCCGCAGGAAGTCGCGGCCGCCAAGACCGGCATCAGCGTGCGTACGGCACGCCGTATCGAACGTGACGCCACTTTGCCATCCCAGAAGCCGCGGCATTCCTGGCGGACCCGTCCCGATCCGTTTGTCGACGTCTGGGACCGCGAAGTCGTGCCGCTGCTGCGTAACTCGCCCCACCTGATGGGCATCACGGTCTTACGCAAGCTGCAAGATGATCACCCGGATCGTTATCCCGATAGTATGCGGCGCACGCTGGAGCGGCGTATTCGCCAGTGGCGCGCTCTCGAGGGCCCCGCTCAAGAGGTGTTCTTCCCGCAGGAGCATCAGCCCGGTGTGCGCGGACTGTCGGACTTCACTGATATGAGCAAGCTGTGCGTGACGATCGGTGGCGCCCCGTTCGGTCACCGGCTGTATCACTTCGTGCTGGCGTTCTCGCGCTGGGAGTACGCGAACGTGGTTGAGGGGGGCGAGAGTTTCGAAGCCCTCGCGGCCGGATTGCAGAACGCGCTATGGCAGGCGGGCGGCTGTCCCCGTGAACATCGATCTGACAGCCTGTCGGCCGCCTTCAAGAACCTGACGGAGCAGGAGGACTTCACGGCGCGTTACGCAGCGCTGCTCGACCATTACGGCATGAATGGCACGCGCAACAATCGCGGCCTGGGCCATGAGAACGGCAGCGTGGAATCCTCGCATCGGTATCTGAAGGAAGCGCTCGAGCAGGCATTGATGCTTCGCGGCCATCGTGACTTCGCTGACCGGCCTGCCTACGATGAGTTCGTACGCGAGGTGGTGATGCGTCGAAACCGGCGCAACGCCGCAGCGTTTCGCATCGAGCGCGCACAACTG harbors:
- the dnaN gene encoding DNA polymerase III subunit beta, giving the protein MQLVKTQRDNLLRPLQIVSGIVERRHTLPILANLLIRKHGQDISFLSTDLELQITTTADCGAGADDVATTVAARKLLDILRNMPDAEVALSLSDKRLTVQAGKSRFQLQTLAAEDFPTVAEANDYAASFALPQRAFRQLLGMVHFAMAQQDIRYYLNGMLLVVEGEKIEAVATDGHRLAYCNTTIAGETFARQEVIIPRKTILELQRLLEDIDDPVQIDVAPSQVKFRFANVELVSKLVEGKFPDFNRVIPKGYNKSFVISREELHRSLQRAAIVTSDKFKGVRFLVSENQLKISANNTENEEAQEEIEIDYTGESVDIGFNVTYLLDVLSNLKVEQVKVSLGDANSSALITLPDNDEFKYVVMPMRI
- a CDS encoding DUF3892 domain-containing protein; the protein is MTREAAIARIESKSEGFYTIDKTTRKRAYIGVVREAGKLPYLRTYADGKWNDNLLAQSECGVDCKLI
- the istA gene encoding IS21 family transposase, with amino-acid sequence MSGTRITDQQVRLYMNKRKHHPQEVAAAKTGISVRTARRIERDATLPSQKPRHSWRTRPDPFVDVWDREVVPLLRNSPHLMGITVLRKLQDDHPDRYPDSMRRTLERRIRQWRALEGPAQEVFFPQEHQPGVRGLSDFTDMSKLCVTIGGAPFGHRLYHFVLAFSRWEYANVVEGGESFEALAAGLQNALWQAGGCPREHRSDSLSAAFKNLTEQEDFTARYAALLDHYGMNGTRNNRGLGHENGSVESSHRYLKEALEQALMLRGHRDFADRPAYDEFVREVVMRRNRRNAAAFRIERAQLQDLPERRTTDFVEEEARVTRCSTFTVRGILYSAPSRLIGHRLKVRVYGDRLDCYLSGALVHSTPRGSRAADNRHALDYRHFIDSLRRKPQAFKGLAFRDALFPREAYRRTWERLEAQLTQRHACKTMVGLLELAGHHGVEALLAERLDALLAAGELPDLKQLCNEFAPRQALCPEVVVEMPPVALYDELLDKVAA
- the gyrB gene encoding DNA topoisomerase (ATP-hydrolyzing) subunit B, yielding MSEQQKQAESGYGAASIQILEGLEAVRKRPGMYIGDTSDGTGLHHLVFEVLDNSIDEALAGYCDDIHVIIHADNSISVTDNGRGIPTGIKFDDKHEPKRSAAEIVMTELHAGGKFDQNSYKVSGGLHGVGVSCVNALSSYLKLTVRRDGKKHFMEFHRGVPQNREIEVVDGVETSPLKVVGDTDKRGTEVHFLADETIFGKVEFHYDILAKRMRELSFLNNGVRIRLTDLRTGKEDDFAFGGGVKGFVEFINKSKTVLHPTVFHVMGERDGIGVEVAMQWNDSYNESVLCFTNNIPQRDGGTHLTGLRAAMTRVINKYISESEIAKKAKVETTGDDMREGLTCVLSVKVPEPKFSSQTKDKLVSSEVRAPVEEYVAKALEDFLQETPIDAKIICSKIVEAARARDAARKAREMTRRKGVLDGVGLPGKLADCQEKDPALCEIYVVEGDSAGGSAKQGRDRKFQAILPLRGKVLNVEKARFDKLISSEQIVTLITALGCGIGKDDYNIDKLRYHRIIIMTDADVDGAHIRTLLLTFLYRQVPELIERGYVYIAQPPLYKVKHNKDERYIKDESELAQYMLKLALNNAELTPTTGAAPISGDALGELTRSYQLSDGVIERLSRVYEASVLTAVTEGVDIDLSSEEAAQRSAQALEAALSNDPLAPEITIRAVTEEVENADPVVSLRVERRHHGNVKVSVIDPDFLQTADYAQLQKTAETFKGLIGEGATIKRGERSQPVTNFKSAMKWLMADAESKVSKQRYKGLGEMNAEQLWETTMDPTVRRLLRVQIEDAIAADGIFTTLMGDDVEPRRAFIESNALRAGNIDV
- a CDS encoding DUF6216 family protein, whose product is MDSLSTFVQSPLFSRLSVVLGGLIVVGLFWWRAGSIHTVLDRLWRLVAGKADVHDPVLKSLLLESRDIEKFQFIYRLKVETMVDVHKLAAWMETRGVGMARLQKIRRWVDVTSAEVVSQPPRHYVRSHCVFGCMAMLTILGISQLAASHDAYLQMRTSKVWFKTDAVTVKAPLEGWSFNLAKCQDDRTKLANLTGFNASETNAICNAFKDDRLKALVNETVKWQAWTGIVGMLIAIFVAIINILAAGAAHEALRLRKRLYPAGVGGNGSDVKRTN